Sequence from the Candidatus Accumulibacter similis genome:
TTCGGGAGCCTTCATCTCGGCCGCGGTTGCCAACGGGCTCGGGCCTGACAAGTTGGCACGGATGCTGGTCGAGAACGACGCGGACGAGGTCTTCGATCCCGAGATGCTGCTGCGACCGGCCTTTGGCGAGTACGTGCGGCGTGCCTTGGCAGTGCCGGTCCTGTTCTGGTCCTCGCTTCGCCAGTACCTGTCGGATCCCTGGCATCTGCGCCTGATCGAGGCCTTCCAGAGCCTGAGTCATGCGATTCCCGCCGGGGTCTTCAACAGCGCCGGCATCGATCAACTGCTCCGCCGGCTCTTCTCCAGCGGTGGCCGCACAAACGACTTCCGGCAACTGAAGCACCGCCTGTTCATCGTCGCGACCGACCTTGACACTGGTGAGTCGGTCGCCTTTGGCTCGCCCGCATACGCTGACGTGCCGATTTCGGTCGCGGTCCAGGCGAGCGCCGCGCTGCCGGGCCTGTTTCCACCGGTGCGCATCGGCGACCGCTATTTCGTCGATGGCGCCCTGATCAAGACCCTGCACGCTTCGGTGGCACTGCAGGCCGGCGCCGAACTGCTGATCTGCATCAACCCGCTGGTACCGTTCGACTCGCGCCTGGCGGCACAGCGACCGTTGCACGGGAATCTGCCGCATGCCCCGGAGCACCTGGTCGACGGCGGTTTGCCGGTGGTCCTGTCGCAGACCTTCCGCGCCATCATCCATTCGCGGATGCGCACCGGAATGGATCGCTATCGGCACGAATTCAAGGGGCGGGACGTCGTCCTGTTCGAACCGACCCGCGACGACGCCGACATGTTCTTCACCAACGTCTTCAGCTATCGTGGGCGCAGCCGGCTCTGCGAGCACGCCTATCAGCGGACGCGCAGCGATCTCTACCGGCGGCGGCACGAG
This genomic interval carries:
- a CDS encoding patatin-like phospholipase family protein translates to MNAATTHPTIGLALAGGGPVGGIYEVGAMAALAEALDGVDFTAFGIYVGVSSGAFISAAVANGLGPDKLARMLVENDADEVFDPEMLLRPAFGEYVRRALAVPVLFWSSLRQYLSDPWHLRLIEAFQSLSHAIPAGVFNSAGIDQLLRRLFSSGGRTNDFRQLKHRLFIVATDLDTGESVAFGSPAYADVPISVAVQASAALPGLFPPVRIGDRYFVDGALIKTLHASVALQAGAELLICINPLVPFDSRLAAQRPLHGNLPHAPEHLVDGGLPVVLSQTFRAIIHSRMRTGMDRYRHEFKGRDVVLFEPTRDDADMFFTNVFSYRGRSRLCEHAYQRTRSDLYRRRHELRPILARHGIELNLGVLKDHSRSLLPRKRRPDLATSASALDASLLDLERWLRMQQA